A single window of Halosolutus gelatinilyticus DNA harbors:
- a CDS encoding SRPBCC domain-containing protein, translating to MTESADDEERSFTVTRTIEAPPKRVFEAFLDPDDLAVWAPPPGFEAEVEDVEPEEGGTFRIWLEGSTEETEPHSHPFTGTFQELTKPEKIVFTDESMVEQLGEDARYTATVTFKEVPDGTEVTALFEGIPEFGGVDQATARWDAAFEKLANQVES from the coding sequence ATGACAGAATCCGCAGATGATGAGGAACGAAGCTTCACCGTTACCCGTACGATTGAGGCGCCGCCCAAACGGGTGTTCGAAGCGTTCCTCGACCCGGACGACCTCGCCGTTTGGGCGCCCCCACCGGGGTTCGAAGCCGAAGTCGAGGATGTAGAGCCTGAGGAGGGCGGGACGTTCCGGATATGGCTCGAGGGATCGACCGAGGAGACAGAACCCCATTCCCATCCGTTTACAGGCACGTTCCAGGAACTCACGAAACCCGAGAAAATCGTCTTTACCGACGAGTCTATGGTCGAGCAGTTGGGTGAGGACGCCAGGTACACGGCCACCGTCACCTTCAAAGAAGTCCCCGATGGGACCGAAGTGACCGCGCTATTCGAGGGAATCCCCGAATTTGGCGGCGTCGATCAGGCAACTGCCAGATGGGACGCTGCCTTCGAAAAACTCGCCAATCAAGTAGAGTCATAA
- a CDS encoding ArsR/SmtB family transcription factor produces the protein MVERVLEDDELDEIFSALAHPIRRSILEQLADGPEPVSGLAEPHDVSLAAVSKHLHVLEDAGLVEIEKDGRVRRCHLEAAPMSDAFSWLLQYRIFWEDRLDALGAHLENEQP, from the coding sequence ATGGTTGAACGAGTGTTAGAAGATGACGAGTTAGACGAGATCTTCAGCGCACTCGCTCACCCGATCCGACGATCGATCCTCGAACAGTTGGCCGACGGTCCAGAACCCGTTAGTGGGTTAGCTGAACCCCACGACGTGTCACTCGCAGCAGTCTCGAAACACTTGCACGTTCTGGAGGACGCTGGTCTCGTTGAAATCGAAAAGGATGGCCGGGTTCGCCGGTGCCACCTGGAAGCTGCGCCGATGAGCGACGCATTCAGCTGGTTACTCCAATACCGTATCTTCTGGGAGGATCGCTTAGACGCATTGGGTGCCCATCTAGAAAACGAACAACCATGA
- a CDS encoding flippase, translating into MSIGERISRGLKATLGANLLTVAANGVLSVVLARFLLAPDEYGLLFFALAVFNVVMVFGTLGLPSSVARYVAEYGEGAPEQVPHIITASLAVLFGLTAIVGAIVSLGSPWIATALEEPGLEPLLALGFGYVVLRGARTYLAKVFQGFNRVDYSAAVNSVFAVGHVIFAIGFVLLGFGVVGAFAGYLVGLAVAVALGLVILYVGFYRTFERAPQREEGLLRRILEYSVPLTATRSANVIDKQIDTILVGVLLNPTAVAYYTITKQVTSVTETPAKALGFTISPTYGEQKAAGQGHRAARLYERSLEHVLLLYVPAVVGLVLVADPMVRYVFGPEYLGAVPVLQVLSVYVLLSAINNITSDGLDYLGRARDRAIVKSTTAGANFGLNLLLIPVWGVVGAGVATVLTFSVYTGANVYIISRELPIRYASAARTLVGVTGVSLVMGLGVYALRSFVTGPATLLGVIGFGVLVWVVGTALGGLLDVRRTVRFLT; encoded by the coding sequence ATGTCGATCGGAGAGCGGATTTCGCGGGGCCTCAAGGCGACGTTGGGAGCGAACCTCCTCACCGTCGCCGCGAACGGCGTCCTCAGCGTCGTTCTCGCCCGGTTCCTCCTCGCTCCCGACGAGTACGGGCTGCTCTTTTTCGCGCTCGCGGTGTTCAACGTCGTGATGGTCTTCGGAACGCTCGGGCTCCCGTCGTCGGTCGCTCGATACGTCGCCGAGTACGGCGAAGGGGCCCCCGAGCAGGTTCCGCACATCATCACGGCGTCGCTTGCAGTCCTGTTCGGACTCACAGCGATCGTCGGCGCGATCGTCTCGCTCGGGAGCCCGTGGATCGCGACAGCCCTCGAGGAACCCGGACTCGAGCCGCTGCTGGCTCTCGGGTTCGGGTACGTCGTCCTCCGCGGAGCGCGGACGTACCTCGCGAAGGTGTTTCAGGGGTTCAACAGGGTCGACTACAGCGCCGCCGTCAACTCGGTCTTCGCGGTGGGCCACGTGATCTTCGCGATCGGCTTCGTCCTGCTCGGATTCGGGGTCGTCGGCGCGTTCGCCGGCTACCTCGTCGGCCTGGCGGTCGCCGTCGCGCTCGGACTGGTGATCCTCTACGTCGGCTTCTACCGAACGTTCGAGCGCGCCCCGCAGCGGGAGGAGGGGCTCCTTCGCCGGATCCTCGAGTACAGCGTCCCGCTGACGGCGACGAGGAGCGCGAACGTGATCGACAAACAGATCGACACGATCCTCGTCGGCGTCCTGCTGAACCCGACCGCGGTCGCGTACTACACGATCACGAAGCAGGTCACCAGCGTCACCGAGACGCCGGCGAAGGCCCTCGGGTTCACCATCTCCCCGACCTACGGCGAGCAGAAAGCCGCGGGTCAAGGCCATCGCGCCGCCCGGCTGTACGAGCGATCGCTCGAACACGTCCTCCTCCTGTACGTCCCCGCAGTCGTCGGACTCGTCCTCGTCGCTGATCCGATGGTCCGGTACGTGTTCGGCCCGGAGTATCTGGGCGCCGTTCCCGTCTTGCAGGTGCTCAGCGTGTACGTCCTGTTGAGCGCGATCAACAACATCACCAGCGACGGTCTCGACTACCTCGGTCGCGCCCGCGATCGGGCGATCGTCAAGTCGACGACGGCCGGCGCCAATTTCGGGCTGAACCTGCTTCTGATCCCGGTTTGGGGCGTCGTCGGTGCCGGCGTCGCGACCGTGCTGACCTTCTCCGTCTACACGGGTGCGAACGTCTACATCATCAGCCGCGAGTTGCCGATCCGGTACGCGTCGGCCGCTCGAACGCTGGTCGGGGTGACGGGCGTCTCGCTGGTGATGGGGCTGGGCGTCTACGCGCTCCGCTCGTTCGTCACCGGACCGGCGACGCTGCTCGGCGTGATCGGGTTCGGGGTCCTCGTGTGGGTCGTCGGGACCGCCCTCGGCGGCCTGCTGGACGTCAGGCGGACGGTACGGTTCTTGACGTGA
- a CDS encoding alkaline phosphatase family protein → MNGNTAEKAFVLGIDGVPWNLLRKWSEAGELPNFGRLFREGATGPLESTFPPTTPLAWPSIATGTWADKHGIYGFHALEGAYTHRVYTGADRSRPALWDIMTPAVAGNVPMTYPADEIDGAMVSGMMTPERTEQFAHPSELHAEIEREIPDYRIGLDWSEYTDDPDRFVGDLDGLLAARRSLMHKLARENEWRLFFFVYTAPDRLQHLVWDEDVILDHYRQLDEIVGEAMTYAREEDATLYVVSDHGFGPISTFVNLNSLLASEGFLERKGADGARGSLASLGLTKSTVLDALDRVGITPDALVEHLPKGVVDSVAEQIPGDHGLYDVDFDETVAFAHDPSQIYVNDTERFDRGIVPPEQVESVKRDVAAALSDVTDPETGTRVLDVRDGDELFPTDPDSPDLIAVGRGEYEEKTSVADEPFEPAGDKAASHRSEGIFLAWGPTVDEGVSVEGASVVDVAPTVCHGAGVPVPEAADGRVLEAVFDSSSVGAVENRRYDAQSADTSNDPDDENFDGVEDRLRGLGYLE, encoded by the coding sequence ATGAACGGAAACACGGCGGAAAAGGCGTTCGTACTGGGTATCGACGGCGTCCCCTGGAATTTACTGCGAAAGTGGAGCGAGGCGGGCGAGTTGCCGAATTTCGGGCGGCTCTTCCGGGAAGGAGCGACGGGGCCGCTCGAGAGTACGTTCCCGCCGACGACCCCGCTCGCGTGGCCGTCGATCGCGACTGGCACGTGGGCGGACAAACACGGCATCTACGGCTTTCACGCCCTCGAAGGGGCGTACACCCACCGCGTGTACACCGGCGCCGATCGCAGTCGGCCGGCGCTGTGGGACATCATGACCCCCGCCGTCGCCGGCAACGTACCGATGACGTATCCGGCCGACGAGATCGACGGCGCGATGGTCAGCGGGATGATGACGCCCGAGCGCACCGAGCAGTTCGCACATCCGTCCGAACTGCACGCGGAGATCGAACGCGAGATTCCCGACTACCGGATCGGCCTCGACTGGTCCGAGTACACCGACGATCCCGATCGGTTCGTCGGTGACCTCGACGGCCTCCTGGCGGCGCGGCGATCTCTGATGCACAAACTCGCCCGCGAGAACGAGTGGCGACTGTTCTTCTTCGTCTACACGGCGCCCGATCGCCTCCAGCACCTCGTCTGGGACGAGGACGTCATCCTCGACCACTACCGACAGCTGGACGAGATCGTCGGCGAGGCGATGACCTACGCGCGGGAGGAAGACGCGACGCTGTACGTCGTCTCTGACCACGGCTTCGGGCCGATCTCGACGTTCGTCAACCTCAACTCGCTGCTCGCCTCGGAGGGGTTCCTCGAGCGAAAGGGAGCCGACGGGGCGCGCGGCTCGCTCGCATCGCTTGGGCTAACGAAGTCCACGGTGCTCGACGCGCTCGATCGAGTCGGGATCACCCCGGACGCGCTCGTGGAACACCTTCCGAAGGGGGTCGTCGATAGCGTCGCCGAGCAGATTCCGGGCGATCACGGGCTGTACGACGTCGACTTCGACGAGACCGTCGCGTTCGCACACGACCCGAGCCAGATCTACGTCAACGACACCGAACGGTTCGACCGGGGGATCGTCCCGCCGGAGCAGGTCGAGTCGGTCAAACGCGACGTCGCCGCCGCCCTCTCGGACGTCACCGACCCCGAAACGGGAACGCGAGTGCTCGACGTTCGCGATGGTGACGAGTTGTTCCCGACCGATCCCGACTCGCCGGACCTGATCGCCGTCGGCCGCGGCGAGTACGAGGAGAAGACCAGCGTCGCCGACGAGCCGTTCGAGCCCGCCGGCGACAAAGCGGCCAGCCACCGGTCCGAAGGGATCTTCCTCGCGTGGGGTCCGACCGTCGACGAGGGCGTCTCCGTCGAGGGCGCGTCGGTCGTCGACGTCGCACCGACGGTCTGTCACGGCGCCGGAGTGCCGGTCCCGGAGGCTGCCGACGGCCGCGTTCTCGAGGCGGTGTTCGACTCGTCGTCGGTCGGCGCCGTCGAGAACCGGCGCTACGACGCGCAGTCCGCGGATACGTCGAACGACCCCGACGACGAGAACTTCGACGGCGTCGAGGATCGGCTTCGCGGTCTCGGCTACCTGGAGTGA
- a CDS encoding glycosyltransferase, whose translation MHVLHLTSKENSPPFELQIEALEGRGIECTTISVPGTVTASSSRSVADYVRFHPTVLKESFGSYDLIHANYGLTAPFALTQPNLPVVLSLWGTDLDGELGWVSRLCAAYCDATIVMSEGMKRDLDRDCYVIPHGVDFEVFEPMPRSAAIDRLGWDPDAKHVLFPYKAEREVKNYPRAEQIVEAVRADVPEPIHLQTARDVPHSKMPLYMNAADCLLLTSDHEGSPNVVKEALACNLPVVSVDVGDVRERLDGVAPSEVCRTDAELQLALASILDEGTRSNGREQAEGISKERMAVRIHDVYRNVLSRDDGRRDERTANRRESLSRN comes from the coding sequence ATGCACGTTCTGCATCTAACGTCGAAGGAGAATTCGCCGCCGTTCGAGCTTCAGATCGAAGCGCTCGAGGGGCGTGGTATCGAGTGTACGACGATCTCGGTTCCGGGAACGGTAACGGCGAGTTCGAGTCGGTCGGTCGCCGACTACGTCCGGTTCCATCCGACCGTCCTGAAAGAATCGTTCGGATCGTACGATCTCATCCACGCGAACTACGGACTCACGGCACCGTTCGCGCTGACACAACCGAATCTCCCGGTCGTCCTGTCGCTCTGGGGAACGGATCTCGACGGCGAACTCGGCTGGGTGAGCAGACTGTGTGCGGCCTACTGCGACGCCACGATCGTCATGTCGGAGGGAATGAAACGGGATCTCGATCGGGACTGTTACGTCATCCCACACGGCGTCGACTTCGAAGTGTTCGAACCCATGCCGCGGTCGGCGGCGATCGATCGGCTCGGGTGGGATCCGGACGCGAAACACGTCCTCTTCCCCTACAAAGCCGAACGGGAGGTGAAGAACTACCCGCGGGCGGAGCAGATCGTGGAGGCGGTTCGAGCGGACGTTCCGGAACCGATCCACCTCCAGACCGCCCGCGACGTCCCCCACTCGAAGATGCCGCTGTACATGAACGCGGCGGACTGCCTCCTGTTGACGTCGGATCACGAAGGTTCCCCGAACGTCGTCAAGGAGGCGCTGGCGTGTAACCTTCCCGTCGTCTCGGTTGACGTGGGCGACGTTCGCGAGCGGCTCGACGGCGTCGCGCCCTCGGAAGTGTGTCGGACCGACGCCGAACTGCAACTGGCGCTCGCGTCGATTCTCGACGAGGGAACGCGATCGAACGGCCGCGAGCAGGCCGAGGGGATCAGCAAAGAGCGGATGGCCGTCCGGATTCACGACGTCTACCGGAACGTCCTCAGTCGGGACGATGGACGCCGAGACGAGCGGACGGCGAACCGTCGAGAGTCCCTCTCTCGGAACTAA
- a CDS encoding CARDB domain-containing protein: protein MNQSQDDRLPRKTAFATIGLVVAVVLGATVGVTTVGAAPVQSNSEQYSVVQGDECMTIEPLGHGHQSATEFYDYRTPNTTDQNASDHSFTYSSHGTTNLQEDDTSIMFLHKSRDGLSLAFVHDQLNGNTSGGAVTMQVNNLPEDGEWVIEDDNYPGADDEFDHRGATSRISWTFTEGRSDGAVFNGGLDGDFAIEIVPFFNDNADMQQYDGEISDWQVVSGPPHDPQRTSLNMSEPITIQSGGCDSFSVTDLTVDENASVGEPAHVEATAKNDGSGPVTGTVQFTVDGEVVDRQQVELGPGETTTVESTVEFNESGTYTVGANDQTTDVTVDDDESMPGFGIVAAALGALLVALVARARL, encoded by the coding sequence ATGAACCAGTCTCAAGACGATCGCCTTCCCAGAAAAACGGCGTTCGCGACGATCGGCCTCGTAGTCGCCGTCGTCCTCGGGGCGACGGTCGGTGTCACCACCGTCGGCGCGGCGCCAGTACAGTCGAATTCGGAGCAGTACTCCGTGGTACAGGGAGACGAGTGCATGACGATCGAACCGCTCGGACATGGCCACCAGTCCGCGACGGAGTTCTACGACTACCGAACGCCGAACACGACGGACCAGAACGCTTCCGACCACTCGTTCACGTACAGCTCACACGGGACGACGAATCTGCAGGAAGACGATACGAGCATCATGTTCCTGCACAAGAGTCGTGACGGCCTCAGTCTCGCCTTCGTCCACGATCAACTCAACGGAAACACCTCCGGCGGTGCGGTGACGATGCAGGTCAACAACCTGCCGGAAGACGGCGAGTGGGTCATCGAGGACGACAACTACCCCGGAGCCGACGACGAGTTCGATCACCGGGGAGCGACGAGTCGAATCTCCTGGACCTTTACTGAAGGTCGAAGCGACGGTGCCGTCTTCAACGGGGGTCTAGATGGCGACTTCGCGATCGAGATCGTCCCGTTCTTCAATGACAACGCCGACATGCAGCAGTACGATGGCGAGATCTCCGACTGGCAAGTCGTCTCGGGGCCGCCCCACGATCCCCAACGGACGTCGCTCAACATGAGCGAACCGATCACGATCCAGTCCGGCGGCTGCGACTCGTTCTCGGTCACCGACCTGACCGTCGATGAGAACGCGTCGGTCGGCGAACCGGCCCATGTCGAGGCGACCGCCAAGAACGACGGGTCCGGACCGGTGACGGGAACCGTCCAGTTCACGGTCGACGGCGAAGTGGTCGACCGACAGCAAGTCGAGCTCGGTCCCGGCGAGACGACGACCGTTGAGTCGACCGTAGAGTTCAACGAATCCGGAACCTACACCGTCGGTGCGAACGATCAGACGACGGACGTGACCGTCGACGACGACGAATCGATGCCAGGGTTCGGTATCGTCGCGGCGGCGCTCGGGGCGCTTCTGGTCGCCCTCGTCGCGCGCGCTCGGCTGTAG
- a CDS encoding CARDB domain-containing protein, with product MKPRSTIDRFASHALSAALLSALVVLGLIIGAGGAAIDATAQDGDGANEYSIVQGEECYPIEPLGNGSQTVEEFYDYRTAETDPMAHTYSSHGTTHLQENDTSNLFLYEGSEGTSLVFLNDRLGGDSPGGAVTMQIDGLPEEGEWVLEDDDYNVRVDGPLDEFTHNGTSSRMTWVYKENRTDGAAFRGGLDDEFAIEIDPAFNDDADFQVYESELTKWQAISATDGGHERTALEMDEPIVLQSGGCGSISVTDLSVAETATTGESIAVEATVENDGHTEETAPVPITIDGESVDEQEVTLGPGETTTVESTVEFDEPGTYTVGAGNATVDVTVTASESGLDDVPGFGVTAAVAASALALLGLAIGIRTRRS from the coding sequence ATGAAACCCCGATCCACTATCGATCGATTCGCATCGCACGCGCTCTCGGCGGCGCTCCTATCGGCACTGGTCGTCCTCGGACTCATAATCGGCGCCGGCGGCGCCGCAATCGACGCGACCGCCCAGGACGGCGACGGGGCGAACGAGTACTCGATCGTCCAGGGCGAGGAGTGTTACCCCATCGAACCGCTCGGCAACGGCTCCCAGACCGTCGAGGAGTTCTACGATTACCGAACGGCGGAGACCGACCCGATGGCGCACACCTACAGCTCCCACGGAACGACGCACTTACAGGAGAACGACACGAGCAACCTCTTCCTCTACGAGGGGAGCGAGGGGACGAGCCTCGTCTTCCTCAACGATCGGCTCGGGGGCGACTCCCCCGGCGGCGCGGTGACGATGCAGATCGACGGGCTCCCGGAAGAGGGCGAGTGGGTCCTCGAGGACGACGACTATAACGTCAGGGTGGACGGCCCGCTTGACGAGTTCACCCACAACGGGACGTCGAGTCGCATGACGTGGGTGTACAAAGAAAACCGGACCGACGGTGCGGCGTTCCGCGGCGGACTGGACGACGAGTTCGCGATCGAGATCGATCCGGCGTTCAACGACGACGCCGACTTCCAGGTGTACGAGAGCGAACTTACCAAGTGGCAGGCGATCTCGGCGACCGACGGCGGCCACGAGCGAACCGCGCTCGAGATGGATGAACCGATCGTGCTCCAATCCGGCGGCTGCGGCTCGATCTCGGTCACCGATCTGTCCGTCGCGGAGACGGCGACCACCGGCGAGTCGATCGCCGTCGAGGCGACGGTCGAAAACGACGGCCACACCGAAGAGACGGCTCCCGTCCCGATCACGATCGACGGCGAGTCGGTCGACGAGCAGGAGGTGACGCTCGGTCCGGGAGAAACCACAACCGTCGAGTCGACCGTCGAGTTCGACGAGCCCGGGACGTACACCGTCGGTGCGGGCAACGCCACCGTCGACGTGACCGTCACGGCGAGCGAATCCGGATTGGACGACGTCCCCGGATTCGGCGTCACGGCGGCAGTGGCGGCGTCCGCGTTGGCGCTCCTCGGACTGGCGATCGGCATCCGCACTCGTCGATCGTAA
- a CDS encoding DUF1616 domain-containing protein — translation MKDVLTKPFAAIERRSRSLLAGAPIDLFVAGGFALVAAVLLVVVPTGSRLLRAAIGAPLLFFVPGYVTLSVLFPRATPVSGAAGPIAQTRELGDGERAAISFGLSLALLPLLGLAIATTPWGFTAPVVVGAVSGFSVVGSCLAIGRRLAVPASERYRVRLGRRLGAVRAATVGANSSVRAIVNVALAISILLSLATVGYAFVAPQQGEQYTDLRLLTEDGSGDFVAAGYPEEIGPDESIPLVIAVENQEREDMEYTVVVQEQRVEDGEVVDRTELQRIGYTVGDGETAYGERNVTPTTTDGDVRISVLLYRGEVPTTPTSDNAYRYTHVWTEVTDSVGDEPGEGEESEGENASEADGGGEEPESDGDADAGDGTGDEGGDEEGDTGDGGDTDEGTDGGDGGGEDESGGDSGEDESGGGGEDEGEGSGDGGGDGGEGEGDTGDGGDTDEGADGGDGGGEDEGDGGDEGEGGGG, via the coding sequence ATGAAAGACGTCTTGACAAAACCGTTCGCGGCGATAGAACGACGAAGCAGAAGCCTCCTCGCTGGCGCGCCGATCGATCTGTTCGTCGCGGGCGGCTTCGCGCTCGTCGCCGCCGTCCTGTTGGTAGTCGTACCGACCGGTTCCCGGCTTCTGCGAGCGGCGATCGGCGCTCCGTTGTTGTTTTTCGTTCCGGGATACGTGACGCTCTCCGTACTGTTTCCGCGCGCGACCCCCGTTAGCGGGGCCGCGGGGCCGATCGCCCAAACTCGGGAACTCGGCGACGGCGAACGCGCGGCGATCTCGTTCGGATTGAGCCTCGCCTTGCTCCCGCTGCTCGGGCTGGCGATCGCGACGACCCCGTGGGGATTCACCGCGCCGGTCGTCGTCGGGGCGGTCAGCGGGTTCTCGGTGGTCGGAAGCTGCCTCGCGATCGGTCGACGGCTCGCCGTTCCCGCCTCGGAGCGGTATCGGGTGCGGCTCGGTCGGCGACTCGGCGCCGTTCGCGCGGCGACCGTCGGCGCGAACTCGTCGGTTCGCGCGATCGTCAACGTCGCGCTCGCGATCAGCATCCTCCTCTCGCTGGCGACCGTTGGCTACGCGTTCGTCGCACCCCAGCAGGGCGAACAGTACACGGACCTGCGACTGCTTACGGAGGACGGTTCGGGTGATTTCGTCGCGGCGGGCTACCCCGAGGAGATCGGGCCGGACGAGTCGATTCCGCTCGTCATCGCGGTCGAGAACCAGGAGCGCGAGGACATGGAGTACACGGTCGTCGTACAGGAACAGCGCGTCGAGGACGGCGAGGTCGTCGATCGGACGGAGTTACAGCGGATCGGATACACCGTCGGCGACGGCGAAACCGCCTACGGCGAACGGAACGTTACGCCCACGACGACGGACGGCGACGTCCGGATTTCGGTACTGCTCTACCGGGGCGAGGTACCCACGACGCCCACGAGCGATAACGCCTACCGATACACGCACGTCTGGACGGAGGTGACCGACAGCGTCGGCGACGAGCCCGGCGAGGGCGAGGAAAGCGAGGGAGAGAACGCGAGCGAAGCCGATGGCGGGGGTGAGGAACCCGAATCGGACGGTGACGCGGATGCCGGAGACGGGACCGGCGACGAGGGCGGTGACGAGGAGGGCGATACGGGTGACGGAGGCGACACGGATGAAGGTACGGACGGCGGTGACGGTGGCGGTGAAGACGAGAGCGGAGGCGACAGCGGTGAAGATGAGAGCGGAGGCGGCGGTGAAGACGAGGGTGAAGGCAGTGGCGATGGCGGTGGCGATGGCGGTGAAGGTGAGGGCGATACGGGCGACGGCGGTGACACGGATGAAGGTGCGGACGGCGGTGACGGTGGCGGTGAAGACGAGGGTGACGGTGGCGATGAAGGCGAGGGCGGAGGCGGATAA
- a CDS encoding GNAT family N-acetyltransferase yields MSIEVRAATDEDLDKWNGYVERSPQGTLCHEHEALRVQAEHADAKLHPLIGFKGQEPVGLFPVFEIQKQFVTTAFSPPPRIRVPYLGPAFLNMGKLKQRKRERRRKRFMDGCFEWIERELAPKYAHLRTSTAFEDSRPFKWNEYDVTPEYTYVVDLDRDEEDLLMTFSSDARSNITNTDEDAYETYVGGDEEIRAIVEQVRNRYESQGVTFDVPTEFVLDLADRADNGAVKPYTLRVDDEFVGGILALEHGDTTGRWLGGVRTDADVDVPTNDLLDWAVMEDALDRGLAAYDLIGADTPRINRYKAKFNPELRTYYSIEYGSWGMRTVASLYDSVK; encoded by the coding sequence ATGAGCATCGAAGTTCGAGCCGCGACGGACGAAGATCTCGACAAGTGGAACGGATACGTCGAGCGATCGCCCCAGGGAACGCTGTGTCACGAGCACGAGGCCCTGCGAGTGCAGGCCGAACACGCCGACGCGAAACTGCACCCGTTGATCGGATTCAAAGGGCAGGAACCGGTGGGTCTGTTCCCCGTCTTCGAAATCCAGAAGCAGTTCGTCACGACGGCGTTCTCGCCGCCGCCGCGCATTCGCGTTCCGTACCTCGGCCCCGCGTTTCTGAACATGGGCAAGCTGAAACAGCGCAAGCGCGAGCGCCGGCGGAAGCGGTTCATGGACGGCTGCTTCGAGTGGATCGAGCGGGAACTGGCGCCGAAGTACGCCCACCTGCGGACGTCGACCGCGTTCGAGGACTCGCGGCCGTTCAAGTGGAACGAGTACGACGTGACGCCGGAGTACACCTACGTCGTCGACCTCGATCGGGACGAGGAGGACCTGCTGATGACCTTCAGCAGCGACGCTCGGAGCAACATCACGAACACCGACGAGGACGCCTACGAGACGTACGTCGGCGGCGACGAGGAGATCCGCGCGATCGTCGAGCAGGTGCGAAACCGATACGAATCGCAGGGGGTCACCTTCGACGTGCCGACGGAATTCGTGCTCGATCTCGCCGATCGGGCCGACAACGGCGCGGTCAAGCCGTACACGCTCCGCGTCGACGACGAGTTCGTCGGCGGCATCCTCGCGCTCGAGCACGGCGACACGACGGGCCGGTGGCTCGGCGGCGTTCGAACCGACGCCGACGTCGACGTCCCGACGAACGATCTGCTCGACTGGGCGGTGATGGAGGACGCCCTCGATCGCGGCCTCGCGGCGTACGACCTGATCGGCGCGGACACGCCTCGGATCAACCGCTACAAGGCCAAGTTCAACCCCGAACTGCGAACCTACTACAGCATCGAGTACGGGTCGTGGGGCATGCGGACGGTCGCGTCGCTGTACGATTCCGTCAAGTGA